AAgtacatcagaaaatacacactGGTGAAAAAGCtcatatgtgctttgagtgtgagaaaACTTTTATTAGAGCTGATCAATTGAAACGGCaccagaggatccacactggagagaaaccttacaagtgttcacactgcgacaagagattcagtcagaCAAGAAATCTGAAAAGACATGAGAGTAGCCACACTCGAGAGAAACtgtatcactgcactgcatgcgggaagagtttctgTCATTCATCAGCTTTATGTAGTCatacaaaatacaaacacaGTAAGTAGATCATAGATCCAGCACTTTTAAGTCTGAGGTTTCAACCTCGCTAAACGTGACACTCTAatgcagtggttcccaaacctgtcctggacgCCCTGCAccttttgtatgtctcccttttctaacacacctgattccactcatcagctcgttagtagagactgcaagaaCTAAATCGGGTGTTCTGAGATTCAGATCACCTCAAAGATGGAATTTCTCCCAAGGAACGATATCTAAAGTTTTATTCTTGTATACAACTTTGCTTtataacataaattaaattattatgctATATTCCAAGATTAATTTTATGTTCATAATGTTTTTCTAATGCTTATTTgtagaaggtttttttttttttttgtgcacaaaggaATCAATAAGAGgaatcaattttaattttataaaaagtaGACTATTCCTGACCTTAACCCTTAACATTTTGtccattttagtttagttttttttgatAGTTTTGCCTATGTTAATGCTAACTGCATAAATCTTGGCTcaggtgtgtatttttattggaaCTTTAATATTCCACCctcatttcctttaataaatctattttacacTATGTACGAAAAAATACTTCCTCTCAGCGCcttttggacaaaaatgtccacaTTGAAACTTACTCATTGAAATGAGATAAAAATAGCTTACAGGGGTAGAAATTGTGAAGGATTTtaagattaatttatttaaccTTGTTTGGTATCACAAAATGATTACACTGTAAGCCCGTACAAGTTGATTGAACTTATGGAATTTATGGAAACTCTTTGCCCTAAAAAAGTTGATTTTGTCTTTTTGATCGAACAAGACATGTCAAGTTCTTTACATTGGAAAGTGTTAGTTCATTGAACTAACTATGTGTTACAATAACTAAAATTTACCAGTTAAGGTAACTCAAAAAATTGCACTAAAGTTAACTTTTAGTAGaccaaattgcatttttaatataacaatttatttagtttaatttgactGATTTCTCTGCtgatttattattctttaaGTTACAGCTGCACAATAAACAAggacaaaaatacaaacaacgaggattttgttttataattcagtttattttaattcattttacaaaatcCATTTAACAAATTTCATCTAACTTTAGGTATGTTGAGATTTTGTCtaataaaacaaagataaaatgtATGTGTTTAATGTATTGCTCATTAATCAAGAAGCAAGGCATAAGTCAAtccaaaaacaagaacaaatggCGTGAGGGAGGTTCTCTAAACCGTCCTTCCCAAGATTACCCTCTGAGACGATTCCTTGCAGGGGCTAGAtcagggctcctcaaatcttGACCTCGAGagccactttcctgcagagtttagctgtaaccctaatcaaacacacctgagcatgctaatcaatgtcttcaggatcattagaaaatcacagacaggtgagtttgatcagggttggagctaaactctgcagtggactggacctccagggtaagatttgaggaaccctgggcTAGATGGAGGAGAAATGCTGTGCAACATCTTCGCTTTCTCGGATTCCAACTGGAACGTTTTGGTGTGACTCCTCATCATCAGAAGCCTGGACATGaaggaaattaataaaacaaattttagcTAAAAACTATGTTATGACCCCTTTAGTTTACatcatttaaaacagaaagaaaaatcaacaaTACTTACAAAGCATGCTTTGAAGAACTTCATGAAGTTCTTTAAAGAAGGGTGATCAGGTATGGATGGAATCACTCTTAACAGTAAGTATTTCACTCTTGTCTGTGTTGATTAGGAGGCCTGAAGCCTTTGAAAAAAGATCCAGTCCTTTCAAAACATTCAGAACCTGATTTTCATCTTTAAGAAAAATACATGTGTCATCTGCTAGCTGAgatgttaaaataacattatcaCCTATTCTTATACCCTCTACATTGATACAATTTACCAGGGGTGTggactcgagtcacatgactcgagacttgactcggACTCGAGTCCCAAATTTGATGACTTGCGACTCGACTTGACATAATTAAAGAAGACTTGAGACTCGACTTAGACTTTGACAGCAATGACTCCAGAGttgacttggacttgagccCTGTGACTCGGAAAGACTTGATCAGATCAGCGTCGTTATCACTCTAGACGGGTGCAGCGTGCTTGCGCTTGACTGGCAATAAGCCAGAGACTGCGTTCAGGGAGCgcttgatatacagtatatgctagTATAAATTAATGGAGTAATTGTAGAATTTACGACAAAAGAACCGagatatggaaaaaaataataataataacatgatTCGTCTAGTAGCTATTTCCGCTCGTGAAAAGCGCTGCCCTGCCCATTTGATCGCCGCTCGTGTATGAAATACgttaatgtctgtgtgcatgtgtgtaaaacaacaaactgatgatttatatataatcatttgtaattgtgttgtgattaattgtggctATAACTCACCATTATGTCTAACAACTCAAATATGTCATTCTCTTTCcttaaaaacacttaaagggttatttcacccaaaaatgaaaattagcctgtgttttactcaccctcaagccatcctagcctttcttctttcagacgaatccgattggagttatattaaaaattgttctgGCACTTCTCTATCATTGTAGTGGGCGGGTGTTTCCCTTTAACAGTCCAAAACACGTTAAATAAAGTGTGCGCAAACGTAATAAAACTGCCTCACACAGCTCCGGAGGGTGAATCAAAGCCTCCTGTAGCAAatccatgtgtttttgtaagaaaaatatccatatttcaaacttCATAAACACGTTTCTATCACTTccgctatttttttatttttatttatagagtACAAAATCTGAGTACAACAAAATGGCCTTAATTagtatacaaaaaataatatggtaTGGAAGGCTCAACACAATAGAACCATATTAATTCCAGATCATCTTTGAAatcatattacaaaatattccaaaaaacatagtaaaatataaaaataagaaacaaaaaacaagaaggaaaagaaaataataataaaaaattttcaaggagtgtcaaactcagttcctggagggaaggagccctgcagagtttagatgcaaccctaattaaacacaccttaTCCAACTAATCAAgtcatttaggcttatttgaaaactgcaTGGTTTGCGTGTTGGAACACAACTCTGCAGGGCTTTAACTGAGTTTGACACATCTGCTCTAAACAATGTAATGACATgggaaaaaatactaaattcacaAAGCTTTTTTTCTGAGTATCAAGAGGATATTTCATGATTTTAAGtgtaaataaaatgatgaaattatCCATTAATGCTGCAAGAAGTATCAgcagacaataaaaatagacaataaaattgtaatacttGAAGCAAATATAAAAAGTGAAAACGAATGAGACAGATCTCTCTTTATTGACTAACAAGATAACAAAGCATCTCATGAGAATAAAAATGAAGAAGGGGCCAGCTGCAAAACTAAATTACAGTATATCTTACATCTGTGTTTTCTAAAATACACCATAAGTGGAAGTTGTTTTAAAAGCAACAgtgaagaacaaataaatataaatgtcagtTTCTCTTAAAAGTGTCACAGCATCTTCATCATTTCATcgtcattaaacaaaaaatacatcaaatacgaccacaaactcttcagcagctggaaacctatatcaggtaagaatgggaccaaattccaaccaAAACTCCAggaactcataacctcgatgcccagatgaagaagaggagatgctacatcatggtaaacatgccccaactattttgagacctgtagcaggcatcaaatctgaaatgagctcatgttgtggataaaagtgtaacatttctcagtttaaacatttgttatgttctctgttctattatgaataaaatattgactcatgtgatttgaaagtcttttagttttccttttatttaaataaaaaaaaaaaacgtcccaacatttccagaatttgtGTTGTAGACAAACTACAGCTGATACATACGCATTACAAGCAAACTAAACTCAAAGCTGATACATGCATTATAAGCAaactaaacacaaaacaaaacttgtAGGAATGCACAATGATATAATTAATATCATAAAGTAAAATGACATTCTGGAAGAAATCTTTTAGATGTTGTTGTTTGGGAACATCTTGGAGTCAATCTGAATCTCACAGATGAATCTGCTGGTCTTGAAGATGAAGTTTAATCACTATGAAAACTACAAAAGATGTATATTTTTCTTGCTGCATGTTAGAGCTGATTAGGACAGATTTATACAGAAGAGATTTTATTTTCCCATCCATTATTGTGTCATGTTTGATGAGGATGCGGCATAAGACCTGAAAGATTATCTATTTACTATGAATCCTATTTGTATGCGCGAGTAGATTAGATGAAtgagtgaaactcttcccgcatgcagtgcagtgatacggtttctctccagtgtggatcctctcatgtgcgTTCAGAGTTTCTgaccgactgaatctcttgtcgcagtgtgaacacttgtaaggtttctctccagtgtggatcctctggtGTCGTTGTAACTGACCAGCTGtaataaaagtcttctcacactcaaagcacatgtgatctctcacaccagtgtgtatcttctgatgaacttttaaactCCACAgctgtgaaaaactctttccacagaaagaacatgaatgtggtttCTCCTTCGTATGAACTTTCAGGTGCACCTTCAGGTTTGAagcccacaaaaatgtttttccgcattgatcacatgggtgcagtttctctccagtgtggatgttcatgtgcaTCTTAAGGGTTACTTCTTGTTTAAAAACCTTCCCACACTGATCATATGTAAATGGCTTCTCTtcagtgtggatgttcatgtgtttctcaaggtgtccttgttgtgcgaaactcttcccgcactgatcacatgtgaatggtttctctccagtgtggatcctcatgtgaacACTGAGATGCTGTTTgtatgtgaaactctttccacactgagagcaggtgaAGCTTTTCTTGTCTTTTCTTTTCAGTAAAGAAACTCTTTCAGTCTGTGAGCGAGTTTTGTttccagttttgacatgttgTTTTTCCTCCATTAGGTctgaaatgaaagtaaaaacattacaatataaatcatttaaaaataagagAAATGTGAAGTGAAAGCAGACAACAGCTACACAAAATTATGAtcaatttgatgcatttttataaaatatagcCACAAACTTGTTTCTGTAGTGagaactactaaatgttttaaaacacaatATTAAGATTAATAGACTATACAATAATACCACAGATCTGGCACAGTCTCTTAAATGGATACTTAATTTACTAAAAAATTtgtatttacttaattttaaccTGTTaagttaatataaaactgcTAAGTTGTCAACCAGTAGAAAGTTACATTTCAATGAAAGTCCACTGGATATTgactaaatatatttgtaagtGTGGTTTCACTACAGCAGTTCAATGAATAAAGAAACTTTAAAAGCGCAATGGTATAAAACTCTACCTTTCTTGTCTATGACCACCCAGTGCTACTTATACCAATGACGGAAACTTAGAATAGCAAAATATGTCGGAGATCGCTGctattttatgaatttattgtTTGCAATAAATAGCACTTTAATTTTGATGTTGAATCAAGACTAGTTAGCACTAAATGTATAACTGAAACAGTTTAATATCAGCATTTCAATATGGTTACACTTGAATTGGTTACAAAATGTACGTATTGGATGATGTAATTGTGTCCAGCACGTGTGTAAAATATTACCTGAGAGAAGAGCCCCAAGAAGAGAGTCACAGAAAAGGTAGAGCCATTGAAGAAAAAGAGACACAGCAACACTTACAATCTTCATTTATCCCTTCCTTTGACCTAAAAACCAGATGTGAGACATTcaaactgaccaatcagcagatCACAGCTTTCCCCACCCCTGTGCTAAAGACATAACTCTTAGCAGATGTCTTGATCACTATCGGCACCTCTGTGTCTGCAGGAATTACAAATGGCCCTTTTGTTACGGAAGAAGGTTTGGGACAGAGAAGTCTTTGTTGACTTTTAACTCTACATCTTCAATGCATCCTggcttttaataataatttcttcaAGAAAGAGGTTAAGAATGAACGTGGCGTCCTCCATGATTCctattttttaaacaacaaaGCACTCAAATGCAACAAACTCATAATTATAACTTCAGAAGTAGGAAGCAGGATATTTCCAATTCATCCACTGCCCCGGTAAGAAAAGTTTTTAACAgttgcaagaaaaaataaaaaaagtttagagAAGCTaaagttttaaaagttaaattagAGGGTTGCTAACATTGTGAACTTCATTccaaatgaatgtaaaataagtcagttcatattataataaatttgttGACAACAACAAGAGAAAAGGAAAACTGATTTTGCCATTGTTATTTATACcttgttatttattcattcaaccAATTAACAGCTcttatttcttttaatattaaatatgctGAACTGCTTGAAGTTTATATTCTTATTGTTCTTCAGCCTCACTGATGAAGAatcaagaataaacaccaacctgtttgttcttcagtgtgtttcattctgcagggttctggatctc
The sequence above is a segment of the Onychostoma macrolepis isolate SWU-2019 chromosome 22, ASM1243209v1, whole genome shotgun sequence genome. Coding sequences within it:
- the LOC131531277 gene encoding gastrula zinc finger protein XlCGF8.2DB-like, translated to MKIVSVAVSLFLQWLYLFCDSLLGALLSDLMEEKQHVKTGNKTRSQTERVSLLKRKDKKSFTCSQCGKSFTYKQHLSVHMRIHTGEKPFTCDQCGKSFAQQGHLEKHMNIHTEEKPFTYDQCGKVFKQEVTLKMHMNIHTGEKLHPCDQCGKTFLWASNLKVHLKVHTKEKPHSCSFCGKSFSQLWSLKVHQKIHTGVRDHMCFECEKTFITAGQLQRHQRIHTGEKPYKCSHCDKRFSRSETLNAHERIHTGEKPYHCTACGKSFTHSSNLLAHTNRIHSK